In the Leptolyngbya sp. FACHB-261 genome, one interval contains:
- a CDS encoding transglutaminase family protein, whose amino-acid sequence MRLDAGCEITFEASGPTPLILMLRPRSGAGQWVVQEEYKLEPAVPIVEYTDGYGNLCQRLVAPEGTFSVHTTACVETADAIDVEPDAAFVLVQNLPETVLQFLLPSRYCQADQLGDLASKIVGDQAAGYAQVEAIRNWIHSNIEYRYGTSDASTSATETAQQRVGVCRDFTHLGIALCRSLSIPARMVVGYLYQLDPMDLHAWFEAFVGDRWYTFDATQEEPRGNRIAIAYGRDAADVALATQFGPMQLTTMKVWVNAA is encoded by the coding sequence ATGCGCTTGGATGCCGGCTGTGAAATCACCTTTGAAGCCAGTGGGCCAACCCCCCTGATTCTGATGCTCCGACCCCGGAGCGGCGCTGGACAATGGGTAGTGCAAGAAGAGTACAAGTTGGAGCCCGCTGTGCCCATTGTCGAGTACACCGATGGCTACGGCAATTTGTGCCAACGCTTAGTGGCTCCTGAAGGCACTTTTTCGGTCCATACAACTGCCTGTGTTGAGACCGCTGACGCGATTGATGTTGAGCCCGATGCGGCGTTTGTGCTGGTGCAAAATTTGCCTGAAACTGTCCTTCAGTTCCTGTTACCCAGTCGTTACTGTCAAGCTGACCAACTCGGGGATCTAGCGAGCAAAATTGTGGGAGATCAGGCGGCTGGCTATGCTCAAGTGGAGGCAATTCGCAATTGGATCCACAGCAATATTGAATACCGTTACGGCACCAGCGACGCTTCAACCTCCGCAACAGAAACTGCCCAACAGCGCGTAGGCGTCTGCCGAGATTTCACCCATCTAGGCATTGCTTTGTGCCGTAGTCTCAGCATTCCGGCCCGGATGGTAGTTGGTTACCTCTATCAGCTTGATCCTATGGATCTACACGCCTGGTTTGAAGCGTTTGTTGGCGACCGTTGGTACACTTTTGATGCCACTCAAGAGGAGCCCCGTGGCAATCGCATTGCCATTGCTTACGGTCGTGATGCTGCTGATGTTGCCTTAGCCACTCAGTTCGGTCCAATGCAACTCACCACGATGAAAGTTTGGGTGAACGCAGCATAA
- the serA gene encoding phosphoglycerate dehydrogenase, with protein sequence MPKVLVSDPIDQVGIDILSQVAQVDVKTGLSQDELIQLIPAYEAIMIRSGTRLTAEVIEAGANLKIIGRAGVGVDNVDVPTATRHGIVVVNSPEGNTIAAAEHALAMMLTLSRYIPDANASIKTGTWDRKSFTGVEVYKKTLGVVGLGKIGSHVATVARAMGMRLLAYDPYLSSERAEQLGCSLVELDLLFSESDYITLHLPRTPETSHLINARTLSLMKPTARIVNCARGGIIDEQALYETLKAGKIAGAALDVFENEPLAADSPLRSLGKEMVLTPHLGASTEEAQTNVAIDVAEQIRDVLLGLPARSAVNIPGLRPDVLQQLKPYLQLAETLGNLVSQLAGGRITSLDVRLQGDLATRESQPILVAALKGLLSQALQERVNYVNASLEAKERGIHVTETRDPSVKDYTGSIHLVAEGPLGRRSVTGALLGEDEIRITNIDGFPINVAPNRYMLLTLHRDMPGIIGKIGSLLGSFNVNIASMQVGRRMVRGDAVMVVSIDDPLPEGLLSEIQGVSGIRDAYIVNL encoded by the coding sequence ATGCCAAAGGTTCTTGTTTCCGATCCCATTGATCAGGTCGGGATTGATATCCTCTCTCAGGTCGCTCAGGTTGATGTCAAAACCGGTCTGAGTCAAGACGAGCTGATCCAGCTGATCCCCGCCTACGAAGCTATTATGATCCGCTCCGGCACCCGGTTGACGGCGGAGGTGATTGAGGCCGGTGCCAATCTCAAGATTATTGGCAGAGCAGGGGTTGGCGTAGACAACGTTGACGTCCCCACAGCCACGCGCCACGGCATCGTGGTCGTGAACTCACCAGAGGGCAACACAATCGCAGCGGCTGAGCATGCCTTGGCGATGATGCTCACGCTCTCGCGCTACATCCCCGACGCCAACGCCTCGATTAAGACTGGAACCTGGGACCGCAAGAGCTTCACTGGCGTTGAGGTTTACAAGAAAACCTTGGGCGTTGTAGGGCTTGGCAAGATTGGCTCTCACGTTGCCACCGTGGCAAGGGCAATGGGCATGCGCCTGCTAGCTTACGATCCCTACCTGTCTTCAGAGCGGGCTGAACAGTTGGGGTGCAGCCTGGTCGAACTCGATCTGCTGTTCTCTGAGTCGGACTACATTACCCTGCACCTGCCCAGAACCCCAGAAACTAGCCACCTGATTAATGCTCGGACACTGAGCTTAATGAAGCCCACAGCCCGCATCGTTAACTGTGCACGGGGCGGCATCATTGACGAACAAGCCCTCTACGAAACCTTGAAGGCTGGCAAGATCGCCGGAGCAGCTCTGGATGTGTTCGAGAACGAACCGTTAGCAGCAGACTCTCCCCTACGCAGCCTGGGCAAGGAGATGGTGCTAACGCCTCACTTAGGCGCATCGACCGAAGAAGCGCAAACCAACGTGGCCATAGACGTGGCTGAGCAGATTCGGGATGTATTGCTAGGCTTGCCAGCCCGTAGCGCGGTCAACATTCCGGGCTTACGACCCGATGTATTGCAACAACTCAAGCCCTACCTGCAACTAGCAGAAACCTTGGGTAACTTGGTCAGCCAATTGGCAGGCGGACGGATTACCTCGCTCGACGTTCGGCTCCAGGGAGATCTGGCCACCCGCGAAAGCCAGCCGATTTTGGTCGCAGCCCTCAAGGGTTTGCTGTCCCAGGCGTTGCAGGAACGGGTGAACTACGTCAATGCCAGCTTGGAAGCCAAGGAACGGGGCATCCATGTCACTGAAACCCGCGACCCCAGCGTCAAGGACTACACCGGCTCGATTCATCTGGTGGCAGAAGGCCCCCTAGGTCGTCGCTCGGTGACAGGGGCGCTGTTGGGCGAAGACGAAATCCGGATCACCAACATTGACGGCTTCCCGATCAACGTGGCTCCCAACCGCTACATGTTGCTGACCCTGCACCGCGATATGCCCGGCATCATCGGCAAGATCGGTTCCCTGCTGGGCAGTTTCAATGTGAACATCGCCAGTATGCAGGTCGGTCGCCGCATGGTTCGAGGCGATGCAGTCATGGTCGTCAGCATCGACGATCCGCTGCCAGAAGGACTGCTCAGCGAGATTCAAGGCGTATCGGGTATTCGCGATGCTTACATCGTGAACCTGTAA
- the ureG gene encoding urease accessory protein UreG, producing the protein MSGAIRVGIGGPVGSGKTALVAALCRTLRERFSMAVVTNDIYTREDAEFLTRHGALEQDRILGVETGGCPHTAIREDASLNLDAIAVLEARLRNLELILVESGGDNLAATFSPELVDACIYVIDVAEGDKIPRKGGPGITRSDLLVINKIDLAPYVGADLGVMERDSQRMRGNKPFVFTNLRSGEGLEQVLAWLEREVLFVSASANASTSASPENSG; encoded by the coding sequence ATGTCAGGAGCAATTCGCGTTGGCATTGGTGGCCCAGTCGGTTCGGGCAAGACAGCATTGGTCGCCGCGCTCTGTCGGACGCTGCGTGAGCGCTTCTCGATGGCAGTGGTCACCAATGACATTTACACACGCGAGGATGCCGAGTTTCTAACCCGGCACGGGGCGCTAGAGCAGGACCGCATTCTAGGCGTAGAGACAGGCGGCTGCCCACACACGGCCATTCGGGAAGATGCCAGTTTGAACCTGGACGCAATTGCGGTGCTTGAAGCCCGCTTACGCAACTTGGAGTTAATCCTGGTGGAGTCTGGTGGCGATAACCTGGCCGCAACCTTTAGCCCAGAGCTGGTCGATGCCTGCATCTACGTGATCGACGTTGCAGAGGGCGACAAGATTCCCCGTAAAGGTGGACCCGGCATCACCCGCTCTGACCTGCTGGTGATCAACAAGATCGATCTGGCTCCCTATGTTGGTGCTGACTTAGGCGTGATGGAGCGCGACAGCCAGCGCATGCGAGGCAACAAACCCTTTGTATTCACCAATCTGCGCAGCGGTGAGGGGCTAGAGCAGGTGCTTGCCTGGCTGGAGCGTGAGGTTTTGTTCGTCAGCGCCAGTGCCAATGCCAGTACCAGTGCCAGCCCTGAAAATAGCGGCTAG
- a CDS encoding ATP-binding protein: protein MQASLLNWFAQPAPTCPATATAVEVAALLDPYSLTQPTRLLVALDEQNRPLGQVDAVALLLQTHSGSSAHPVTVRTCLRPLPVVSHDRSLAEFWSLWQTSPEPFWALVDEQGTFVGLLDGFRLLHTWCLGWGERPDATVQSVETVQTPALDSLTHLVECLPLPVMLSTSGGELLKANRLWQEQLGELQPELATASSSQEQATCILLSVPGQESTVPVYQCRSADGNEHTWQLIQAPLLGGSLRLILAQDITEQHQVARELEARNADLVQLNRVKDDFLSCISHELKTPLTSILGMAGMLVEETVGPLNERQKRYATLIHQSGRHLVAVINDILDLAKVETGQLELLPEAIDLAGVCQLSLEQTRRLFQHRSSSQDPSSNVGIQFSLSIDPDLEQLVGDEFRLRQMLVNLLSNAFKFTSPPGQVSLSVCRWQSWIAFIVSDTGIGIPAEKQHLIFQKFQQLESPLTRQFEGTGMGLVLTQRLARLHGGDVTFVSQEGKGSQFTLLLPPNPPLDLTSPMPGATRRTEAINPLKGPNALGSDLVLIVEAVPTDLNILSELLSPLGYQVAVARSGLEALEKARRLKPGLIFLSPFLGSLSGWDVLSLFKQQVETRGIAVVVTASQAERRQALAAGADGFLSRPIQSRDLQRLLLDLETRAQSQAIPEGITVLRLGSTDSLHRAEANRLPGLAELLHCCGYRLLEADGLEQGELLARIWKPDVVLLDIPEGDLVTALRTLSQMTVLASLPLVCLPPANSLDLPFHSSTADLNLRILPLELAGQVPSATTVLQVLQSMVGQTTRPLLLLGDFSEPKTKGQTARGQNADFETGALPRRSTLLARYLRAAGYRVLLTQNPNDVRRQIESGNGDLLLLLLRYQEPEQLPGGLELIHCLNSRLQGSLPLVVLDDRQRHQSVFNCVLFESGGQVLDKPVRYEQAALTPDPLPDPLYEALQSAQALCLPNSVSMAELMHAIRSCLSQQQGTGLTVTLGWPQHEQN from the coding sequence ATGCAAGCTTCTCTGTTGAACTGGTTCGCTCAGCCAGCCCCGACCTGTCCAGCCACGGCAACGGCTGTTGAGGTTGCTGCGCTGCTGGATCCCTATTCGCTCACACAACCGACGCGCCTCTTGGTTGCCCTAGATGAGCAGAATCGGCCCCTAGGCCAAGTTGATGCCGTAGCTCTACTGCTCCAAACCCACTCTGGCTCGAGCGCTCACCCAGTTACAGTAAGAACTTGCCTACGACCGCTGCCGGTAGTTAGTCATGACCGCTCCCTAGCCGAGTTTTGGTCTCTCTGGCAGACCTCGCCTGAACCCTTCTGGGCTTTGGTCGATGAACAGGGTACGTTTGTCGGCTTGCTTGATGGCTTTCGACTCCTGCACACTTGGTGTCTTGGTTGGGGCGAGCGCCCGGATGCGACTGTACAGTCAGTCGAGACTGTGCAGACTCCGGCCCTGGACTCACTGACTCACTTAGTAGAGTGTTTGCCCCTGCCGGTGATGCTGTCTACCTCTGGCGGAGAGTTGTTGAAGGCTAATCGTCTCTGGCAAGAACAACTAGGTGAGCTTCAGCCAGAACTGGCAACTGCAAGCTCCAGTCAGGAGCAGGCAACTTGCATCTTGCTATCGGTTCCAGGCCAGGAAAGTACAGTGCCGGTTTACCAGTGTCGTAGCGCTGATGGTAATGAGCACACTTGGCAATTAATTCAGGCTCCACTGCTCGGTGGCAGTTTGAGGCTGATCTTGGCGCAGGACATCACAGAGCAACACCAGGTTGCCCGCGAGCTAGAGGCCCGTAATGCAGACCTAGTACAGCTCAACCGGGTCAAAGATGATTTTCTCTCCTGTATCAGTCATGAGCTGAAAACCCCCCTCACCTCGATTCTGGGCATGGCCGGCATGTTGGTGGAGGAGACGGTTGGACCTTTAAACGAACGCCAAAAGCGCTATGCCACCCTCATTCACCAGAGTGGTCGCCATTTGGTGGCAGTGATCAACGATATTCTGGACCTGGCTAAAGTCGAGACTGGCCAGCTAGAGCTTTTGCCTGAGGCAATTGACTTAGCAGGCGTTTGCCAACTGAGTCTTGAGCAAACCCGACGCCTGTTTCAGCACCGTAGCAGCAGCCAGGACCCTAGCAGCAATGTTGGCATTCAGTTCTCTCTATCCATTGACCCCGATCTAGAGCAGTTGGTGGGTGACGAGTTTCGCCTGCGTCAGATGCTGGTGAATCTGCTATCTAACGCCTTCAAATTCACCTCGCCTCCGGGTCAAGTCAGCCTCAGTGTGTGTCGTTGGCAGAGTTGGATTGCTTTCATCGTCAGCGATACCGGTATTGGGATTCCAGCTGAGAAGCAACACCTGATCTTTCAAAAATTTCAGCAACTTGAAAGCCCCTTGACTCGCCAGTTTGAGGGCACGGGCATGGGACTTGTACTCACACAGCGCCTCGCCCGCCTGCACGGCGGGGATGTCACCTTTGTTTCTCAAGAGGGCAAGGGTAGCCAGTTCACCCTGCTGTTGCCTCCCAATCCGCCGCTTGACCTCACCTCGCCCATGCCAGGAGCGACGCGTCGGACCGAAGCGATCAATCCCTTGAAAGGGCCTAATGCTCTGGGCAGCGACCTGGTGCTGATTGTTGAGGCGGTGCCCACTGACTTGAATATCCTCTCGGAATTGCTGTCGCCTCTGGGCTATCAGGTTGCCGTTGCCCGCTCTGGCCTAGAAGCCTTGGAAAAGGCTCGTCGGCTTAAACCAGGCTTGATCTTCTTAAGTCCTTTCCTCGGCAGCTTATCGGGTTGGGATGTGCTGTCCCTGTTTAAGCAGCAAGTCGAGACTCGGGGCATCGCCGTGGTAGTCACGGCTAGCCAGGCTGAGCGGCGGCAGGCGTTGGCTGCGGGTGCTGATGGCTTTTTGAGCCGTCCGATTCAGTCCCGCGATCTGCAACGCCTACTCCTGGATCTCGAAACGCGGGCTCAGAGCCAGGCTATCCCCGAAGGCATTACCGTTTTGAGGTTGGGCTCTACGGACTCTTTGCATCGAGCGGAAGCGAACCGCTTGCCCGGCTTAGCCGAACTGCTACACTGCTGCGGCTATCGTCTGCTGGAGGCGGATGGTCTTGAACAAGGGGAGTTGCTGGCCCGCATTTGGAAACCGGATGTAGTTCTTCTGGACATTCCTGAAGGAGATTTGGTGACGGCGTTGCGCACACTGAGTCAAATGACTGTTTTGGCCTCGCTGCCCCTGGTCTGTCTACCGCCTGCCAACAGCCTAGATCTGCCGTTCCATAGCTCCACCGCCGATCTGAATCTGCGCATTCTACCGTTAGAACTGGCTGGTCAAGTTCCCTCTGCAACTACTGTGCTTCAGGTGTTGCAGAGCATGGTGGGCCAAACCACCAGACCATTGCTGCTGCTGGGCGACTTCAGTGAACCCAAGACCAAGGGGCAAACTGCCAGAGGCCAGAATGCCGATTTTGAAACCGGTGCTTTGCCCAGACGCTCAACCCTATTGGCTCGCTACCTGCGTGCTGCGGGTTATCGGGTGTTGCTAACTCAGAATCCGAATGATGTGCGCCGCCAGATTGAGAGTGGGAATGGTGACCTGCTATTGCTGCTGCTGCGCTATCAAGAGCCAGAACAGTTGCCTGGTGGGCTGGAGCTGATTCATTGCCTGAACTCTCGGCTTCAGGGTTCCCTACCCCTGGTGGTGCTGGATGACCGCCAGCGCCACCAAAGTGTGTTCAACTGCGTTCTGTTTGAGTCTGGAGGCCAAGTTCTCGATAAGCCCGTGCGATATGAGCAGGCTGCCCTGACTCCAGACCCACTACCAGACCCACTGTATGAGGCTCTGCAATCGGCCCAAGCGCTGTGCTTGCCCAACTCGGTTTCAATGGCGGAGCTGATGCATGCAATCCGTAGCTGTCTGTCCCAACAGCAGGGCACTGGCTTGACGGTAACGCTCGGCTGGCCCCAACACGAGCAGAACTAG
- a CDS encoding circadian clock protein KaiA, which produces MSQAISRSLSLPPLASHLRLGKTAALSDSSEPTSNSLSQHHSLADKLKERLGYLGVYYKRDPRRFLRRLPEPERQEFYRKLYSTYRGIILNYFRSNGDLNQRIDEFVNLAFFADISVSQVLEIHMELMDAFAKQLKLEGRSDEILLDYRIALIDVIAHLCELYRRSIPREP; this is translated from the coding sequence ATGAGTCAGGCTATCAGCCGTTCTTTAAGTCTGCCTCCGCTTGCCAGCCACCTCCGGTTAGGGAAAACAGCCGCCTTGTCAGACTCCTCAGAGCCTACCAGCAACTCCCTCAGTCAGCACCACAGCTTAGCCGATAAGCTCAAGGAGCGCCTGGGTTATCTTGGAGTATATTACAAACGCGATCCCCGCCGTTTCTTGAGACGTCTGCCAGAGCCGGAGCGCCAGGAATTTTACCGGAAGTTGTACTCGACCTATCGTGGGATTATTTTGAACTACTTTCGGTCCAATGGTGATTTAAACCAACGGATTGACGAGTTCGTGAATCTAGCTTTCTTTGCGGACATTTCAGTGTCCCAAGTTCTAGAAATTCACATGGAGCTCATGGACGCCTTCGCTAAGCAATTGAAACTCGAAGGGCGCAGTGATGAGATCTTGCTGGACTACCGAATCGCGCTGATTGATGTGATCGCCCATCTGTGTGAGCTGTACCGCCGCTCCATCCCCCGCGAGCCGTAG
- the kaiB gene encoding circadian clock protein KaiB codes for MKKTYVLKLYVAGNTSASVRALKTLNDILETEFQGVYTLKVIDVLKSPQLAEEDKILATPTLAKILPPPVRKIIGDLSDRDKVLIGLDLLYEELEDHE; via the coding sequence ATGAAAAAAACCTACGTTTTAAAGCTTTACGTCGCTGGTAACACCAGTGCCTCAGTCCGAGCGCTCAAAACCCTCAATGACATTTTAGAAACTGAATTTCAAGGGGTCTACACACTCAAAGTGATCGATGTTCTCAAGAGTCCGCAGTTGGCTGAAGAAGACAAAATTCTGGCAACGCCAACTCTAGCCAAGATTCTGCCCCCACCTGTACGCAAAATCATTGGTGATCTGTCAGACCGGGACAAAGTTTTAATTGGTTTAGACTTGCTGTACGAGGAATTAGAAGACCATGAGTGA
- the kaiC gene encoding circadian clock protein KaiC, with protein sequence MSEASSLGASMDGSEPQIGVESPTLSDLNSRADGRGVRKIRTLIEGFDDISHGGLPVGRTTLVSGTSGTGKTQMAVQFIYNGIIHFDEPGIFVTFEESPADIIKNAYSFGWDLQKLIDDGKLFILDASPDPEGQDIAGDFDLSALIERIQYAVRKYRAKRVSIDSVTAVFQQYDAAGVVRREIFRLVARLKQVGVTTIMSAERIEEYGPIARFGVEEFVSDNVLILRNALEGERRRRTIEILKLRGTTHMKGEFPFTMTNDGISIFPLGAMQLTQRSSNIRVSSGIPTLDEMCGGGFFKDSIILATGATGTGKTLLVSKFLQNAFLINERSILFAYEESRAQLSRNASSWGTDFEEMEARGLLKIICAYPESAGLEDHLQIMKREIATFKPSRIAIDSLSALARGVSNNAFRQFVIAVTGFAKQEEITGLFTNTTDQFMGSHSITESHISTITDTILLLQYVEIRGEMSRALNVFKMRGSWHDKGIREYVISDKGAEIKDSFRGFERIISGSPTRIAIDEKSELSRIVQGVQLMGPEDDL encoded by the coding sequence ATGAGTGAAGCTTCGAGCCTGGGGGCTTCCATGGACGGCTCTGAGCCCCAAATCGGTGTGGAGTCCCCAACCTTAAGCGACCTTAACAGCAGAGCAGATGGGCGTGGTGTGCGGAAGATTCGCACGCTAATCGAAGGGTTTGACGATATCAGCCACGGCGGTCTGCCAGTAGGGCGCACCACTCTAGTGAGTGGCACCTCGGGTACTGGCAAAACGCAGATGGCGGTGCAGTTTATCTACAACGGCATCATTCATTTCGATGAGCCAGGCATCTTTGTCACTTTTGAAGAATCCCCTGCTGACATCATCAAGAATGCCTACAGCTTCGGCTGGGATTTGCAAAAGCTGATCGATGACGGTAAGTTGTTCATCTTGGATGCCTCGCCAGATCCTGAGGGTCAAGATATTGCTGGAGATTTTGATCTGTCGGCCCTGATCGAGCGCATTCAATACGCAGTGCGCAAGTATCGAGCCAAGCGAGTTTCGATTGATTCGGTCACTGCCGTATTCCAGCAGTACGACGCTGCGGGCGTCGTGCGCCGTGAAATCTTTCGCTTGGTAGCGCGATTGAAGCAAGTGGGCGTAACCACGATCATGAGTGCCGAGCGCATTGAGGAATACGGTCCCATTGCTCGCTTTGGGGTAGAAGAATTCGTTTCAGACAACGTGCTCATTTTACGCAATGCCCTAGAGGGCGAGCGCCGCCGCCGTACGATTGAAATTCTCAAATTGCGTGGCACCACACACATGAAGGGTGAGTTCCCCTTCACGATGACTAATGATGGCATCAGCATCTTCCCTCTGGGGGCAATGCAGTTAACTCAGCGCTCCTCCAATATTCGCGTCTCTTCTGGCATTCCAACCCTCGATGAGATGTGTGGCGGTGGTTTCTTCAAAGACTCGATTATTTTGGCTACCGGAGCAACAGGGACAGGTAAAACGCTGCTGGTCAGTAAGTTCCTTCAAAATGCTTTTTTGATCAACGAGCGCTCAATTCTCTTCGCCTATGAAGAATCGCGCGCACAACTCTCACGAAATGCTTCTTCTTGGGGAACTGACTTTGAGGAGATGGAGGCGAGGGGCCTACTCAAAATTATCTGTGCCTACCCTGAATCTGCAGGTTTAGAAGACCATTTGCAGATTATGAAGCGGGAGATCGCAACCTTCAAACCCTCACGCATTGCGATTGATTCGCTATCTGCCCTGGCTAGAGGTGTGAGCAACAACGCCTTTCGCCAATTCGTGATTGCTGTAACCGGTTTCGCCAAGCAAGAAGAGATTACTGGCCTGTTCACTAACACGACGGATCAGTTCATGGGCTCCCACTCGATTACGGAGTCTCACATTTCAACGATTACGGATACGATTTTGCTGCTGCAGTATGTTGAAATTCGTGGCGAAATGTCACGAGCTCTCAACGTCTTCAAAATGCGTGGCTCCTGGCATGACAAAGGCATTCGAGAGTATGTCATTAGTGACAAGGGTGCTGAAATCAAAGACTCATTCAGGGGCTTCGAGCGGATCATTAGCGGTTCGCCCACTCGAATTGCCATTGATGAGAAGAGTGAACTCTCTCGCATTGTGCAGGGAGTCCAGTTGATGGGACCAGAGGATGACCTTTAG
- a CDS encoding HlyD family type I secretion periplasmic adaptor subunit, with product MTSPFTPSPSHARRVKHQLARPEDGLSYELGKAVQELPPLYTRLLAGSISLLVLSALAWTHFSLVDEVAVAPGELIPSAQVRPVRALSGGLVQRVEVQEGERIQKGQVLLSLDSSLPQAEVDRLARSAQLIREDLRRLEAERTGTTRAGTLLQDQLLRARLQEYEARQNAAASEATRQLAVIKGAQVKLAQFQESLKSAQIRERALRTLASDENRAVPRLDYIDSQDRVASLRKDIDAQGEEIRQAQATYEQVRDAIARLKSERQSDILGQLTKRREDLTAIEGQLAQARKQRDQEILKAPVAGTIYSVKATRGNVQTGEELLSILPEGEQLLLEVKVLNRDIGFIQEGMKAKVKIATFPFQEFGTIDGTVVQVSPNAIVDKDLGPVFPTRIKLSKHSLQVRGKTVTFTPGMSASGEIVTRKKSILTFLMEPITRRFDEAFSVR from the coding sequence ATGACTTCGCCTTTCACGCCTTCACCCTCCCACGCTCGTCGGGTCAAACATCAACTAGCTCGACCTGAGGATGGGCTGTCCTACGAATTGGGCAAAGCGGTTCAGGAGTTACCCCCCCTGTACACACGGCTGTTGGCAGGCAGTATCAGCCTGCTAGTGCTGAGTGCTCTGGCCTGGACCCATTTCAGCCTGGTCGATGAAGTGGCAGTTGCGCCAGGGGAACTGATTCCCTCCGCTCAGGTGCGCCCCGTACGCGCCTTGAGTGGCGGTCTAGTTCAACGGGTCGAGGTTCAAGAGGGTGAGCGCATCCAGAAGGGGCAGGTTTTGCTTAGCTTAGACTCTAGTCTGCCTCAGGCTGAGGTTGACCGACTGGCCCGTTCGGCCCAATTGATCCGAGAGGACTTGAGGCGGCTGGAAGCGGAGCGGACAGGAACAACCAGAGCTGGCACATTGCTGCAAGATCAGCTTCTAAGGGCCCGCTTGCAGGAGTACGAAGCTCGCCAGAATGCGGCAGCGTCAGAAGCAACCCGTCAGCTCGCTGTGATCAAAGGGGCTCAGGTCAAGCTGGCCCAGTTTCAGGAAAGCCTCAAGAGTGCTCAAATTCGTGAACGGGCCCTAAGGACGCTTGCCTCCGATGAGAACCGGGCGGTTCCTCGGCTCGACTACATTGATTCCCAGGATCGGGTTGCCTCGCTACGCAAGGACATTGATGCCCAGGGCGAGGAAATTCGGCAGGCTCAGGCGACCTACGAGCAAGTTCGAGATGCAATTGCCCGTCTCAAATCTGAGCGTCAGAGCGATATTTTGGGTCAACTCACCAAACGTCGTGAAGATCTAACTGCCATTGAGGGGCAACTTGCGCAGGCCAGAAAACAACGGGACCAGGAGATTCTAAAAGCGCCTGTAGCAGGAACCATTTACAGTGTGAAAGCTACACGTGGCAATGTGCAAACGGGTGAGGAATTGTTGTCGATTTTGCCAGAAGGCGAGCAACTCCTACTGGAAGTCAAGGTTCTAAATCGAGACATTGGCTTTATTCAGGAGGGCATGAAAGCCAAGGTCAAAATTGCTACCTTTCCTTTTCAAGAATTTGGCACCATTGATGGCACTGTGGTTCAAGTCAGCCCTAATGCCATCGTGGACAAAGATTTGGGGCCAGTATTTCCGACTCGTATTAAGCTCAGCAAACATTCACTGCAAGTTCGTGGCAAGACAGTGACATTCACGCCTGGAATGAGTGCTAGCGGTGAAATTGTGACGCGTAAAAAGTCCATCTTGACCTTCTTGATGGAACCCATTACCCGTCGTTTTGATGAAGCCTTTTCGGTTCGGTAA